The genomic window AGGCCAAGTCCTGATAAGGTGTGCCGACAGCATAGCCTCCGCCATGAATGTGAAGGATGACCGGCAACTTTCTTTGCACGTTTTTCGGCCTGACAACCAAAATCGGGATGTCTGACGCGCCACGCGGATTTGGTAGTCTATATGTGCATATGCTGAGACCCGTTGGTTTGTTAAAGCGTGCGGCCAGTGCCATGATGTGCATGGCCCGCAATCCATTGACTGTGTGTGGCAGGGCTTTGATCAGCCGATAGGGCGCTGTATCTGCTGTTGTATCAATCATTTCAGCAGCCATGAAAACGCCGATTTCAGAAATGTCTGCCCATCCGTGATAACGGGCGCGCCATGGGCAAAGACGACCTTCTCGGCAGGCCACTGTAAAACGCGCTCGATAGCGTTTCGAGACACCCGTCGTCGCACAAATGCCAACCGGAACTTGTTTGGAACAGCCGGGACAGGTCCCGACATGCGATCAAGGCGTGCAATCATGCCACGCCAACCTTTAAACCAATCCTGGGGAAAATGCTGAAGCAGATCGGTAAACAAAACTGTTCTACTTTCTTTGTGAAAAAACACGACCTCTGTGGTGATCAGGTTGCCCCGAACGACGACCTGATCAACCTCTGCGCGCAGGTTGGGATGTGTGGTGTCGGACAATTCAAAATCGAATTCAATGTCGCGACGTTTGTCTTTCAACCGAGGGGCTGCATGTACCTTTGCGTTTGGGAATGCATCGATCCATTCGGACAGAAAAATGTGATGAAGCGAGTTTGGCGCAATAAGATGTTGCACGGGGCCGAGCGTTTCAACATTGGCGCGCAATCGATCAGACAGCGAAACCGGCGACCAAAGGATAAGCCCGCCATTACCTTGCTGGATGATCGCCATGCGCGTCGGGTAAGAAAACCCTGCGACTGTACAAGGCGCGCCCGATACGAGCCAAATACCCGGCCCGAACGGCTCGAGGTCAGCTAAATCCTGACACTTTTCGGTCTGCATTTCTCAACACCTCGCGGGCTGTGATTCAAATTTACACGCCTGTGTAATTACACTATTCTTTGTGATATGGAACACCTCACTCGCACTGCTCGATCTCGGACCCAGATATTGGATGCGGCCGAGCAGTTGTTTCGTGAGCGCGGGTTCGGGAAAACATCGGTTGACGATGTTGCCGTTTTGGCCGGGCTGACCCGCAAAACGGTCTATAACCACTTTGAAAACAAGGAATTGCTCGGCAGGAAGCTGATTGAGCGTGTCGAAGCCGCACCTGCCGCTCTCTATCAGGCGCGTTTGGATGCAGATGAGCCTGCACGTGCCATCCTTTCCAAAGTTCTGAGCGACAGTGCGCAATGGTGTGTGGCCAATCCCGGCCTTGCGCATTTGGCTTTGGCACCCGAACAAAGGCCCACGGTTGAGCCGCCAGCAGACCGCCCGTCATTTCAAGGACTGGTTCGCGATGTCCTAAGGCACGGCCAAAAGCAGAGCGTTGTGCGCTCAGACAAAGAGGCCAGCGACTTGGCTCTGTTCGTTTTGGCAATCTATAGTCAGGCCATGCTCTCAGCGTTGGCAGAGACGAAACCCTGCATTCCCGATTTGGACAATTTGATCGCACTTGTCTTCGAGGGAATAGCTTAAAAATGCTGATTTCTCGCCGAAAGACTATGCATACAATGCGCACGTATCAGCTTCTTAGTTAGGGGCCACCATATTCTACCCGTTTGAATGGCTGCTCTGGTGAAACCTGCCGCACGGCAAAATCCATGCCGCTGCAACCGCGAGAAAATGTTGCGTCAGCAACATGCCTAAACATCAATGTCGGCAAAGTCCGCACAGCGGCTCTATACCTTCCTGAAATGAATGAAGGCTTTGGCGATAATGGGTCCCATTATCGT from Rhodophyticola sp. CCM32 includes these protein-coding regions:
- a CDS encoding TetR/AcrR family transcriptional regulator; protein product: MDAAEQLFRERGFGKTSVDDVAVLAGLTRKTVYNHFENKELLGRKLIERVEAAPAALYQARLDADEPARAILSKVLSDSAQWCVANPGLAHLALAPEQRPTVEPPADRPSFQGLVRDVLRHGQKQSVVRSDKEASDLALFVLAIYSQAMLSALAETKPCIPDLDNLIALVFEGIA